Genomic DNA from Lepus europaeus isolate LE1 chromosome 15, mLepTim1.pri, whole genome shotgun sequence:
tccctgctaaaatgcttGGTAACTCAATGGAAGaaggccctagtacttgggcccctgacacatatgtgggagacctggatggagttctgggctcctggcttcagcttggtgcagccccaaccattgtgcccatttggggaatgaaccagtgaaaaaataaataaataaatctttaaaaaaaaaaaaaaaaaactaggctgGTGAATTTAAAATTAGAATAGTCCTGAAGGTTGGAAAGCCTAAGATCAAGGTCCTGGTTTCCACTGAGAGCTTTTTGCTACAAACCCATCACTTGACAGAAGGGCAAAGAGAAAGGGGCAAAATGGGGCCAAACTCACCCTTTTATTTGGAATCCACTGCCAcaataatatcagtaatacattGGTACAGGTTAGGcctaattacttcttttttttttttttttttttttttgacaggcagagtggacagtgagagagagagagagagagacagagaaaggtcttcctttgccattggttcaccctccaatggccgccgcagctggcgtgctgcggctggcgcaccgcgctgatccaatggcagaagccaggtccttctcctggtctcccatggggtgcagggcccaagcacttgggccatcctccactgcactccctggccacagcagagaactggcctggaagaggggcaaccaggacagaatctggtgtcccgactgggactagaacccggtgtgccggcgccgcaaggcggaggattagcctagtgagccgcggcgctggctctaATTACTTCTTAAAGGTTCCACCTGTTAAGAATGTTACAATGGCAATTTAATTTCAGCGTGAATTTTGGAGGggacattcagaccatagcagaaagtgACTGGGTGTACATTTTACAAACTTATTCACAGCTGGTGGAGGAAGAATTGGATGGGGTAAGCAGGAAAGCAGAGACTAGGGCAGTCGTTCAGAAAATTTAGGAAGGCTTcaacaaaaaaacttaaaagagaaTGGAggtagggtggggagggagctTGAGGACCAATTAGATAATAGAATCAGCTGATCTTAGCAGCTGTTTTGGATATAGATAAGAGAAACAACCTATTTCTGATTTAGGCAAAGGAGCATGCAGGATTGGATGTGAGGGTCTGTAATAGAAGGCTCTGGGACAGAGATGAAGGTCTGAGAGCTTGTAGGTGCTGGGTCTGTTAAAGGAGGATGGGGGTATATAAGTATATTGAGTCAGAAAAGGAAAGTTTCAGGATGGAAGGAGGGGGTAGGGAGCACCTAAAGGTGGTAGCCTGGGGAGCAGGCAGCTAACTTAGAAGAAGCTAAAATAGCATGGTCTGAATGGAAGAAATCAGATTGAGTAGATAAGGCTTGAGGGGAAAAGAGACATGAagactcctttttctttttttaaagatatatttatttgaaaaacagagttacaaggagggagaggatcttcccatccactggttcactctccagagttgagccaagctgaaaccaagagccagcagctttgattgggtctcccacatgggtggcagaggccatctgctttcccaggtgtgttagcagggagctggattggaagcagagcagccagcatttGAACTCCCAACAAACCTCATTTACTCAGTCCCATAGTGCATCTAAAATTGTTTCAGAATTTCTTTGTTCATACCACTGTAGAAAACAGACCTGCTAACTATCAGTTGTTTGCTTATAACTTCCTTCCAGCCTTCCTAAGACTGGTATACAATATTTGTATACAGTATACAGTCAAGTATTATGGTCTCAAGTgacattatttctttttgtttgtttcctttctgtGCTTATGGTATTCATGTGAAACACAAATGGgtttgtttctgtttgctttcaGTCTTAGCTGTTTTACCCCTCTTCTCATccttattaattttattgtttaaatatgCAGAACATTCTCGTGCTTCTATAAATAAAAGCTATACAAAAAGGTATACTCAGGAGTGTCTCTCCCTATTCCTCCTACTGTTTCCCACTTAAACCCTTTATAAggaatgaactttattgttttctggTTATAAAGATAAGCAGTTATATGCTTGTCTTATGTTTCTTTCTTAAAGCATATTTTCTTCACTTAACTTTGCTTTTTTGGCTTTATAGTATATCATAGAAATTGCACATATCAATTCACAGATATTCTTTTTTAGTACTCTGTAACATATATTTGCTATGGTTTATTTAACCAGTCTTCTATGCTTGGACATGTAGAGAGTTTTCCAGATTTTGCAGTTAAAAATACTGCTATGGTGAATAACTTTATGTATACATACTTTTGTATTATTGGAGGTGTATCTTCAGTTATAAATTCCTAGAACTGGGATTTCTGAATTGAagggtatatgtatgtatgtgtgtgtgtgtgtgtatgtatgtatgtatagagagagagggagagagagagagttattgtCAAATTCTCCCTAACAGAGGTTGTGTCAACTTGCATTCTCAAGAGTTTTTTGTCAAACTTTGAACATTTTCAGGTTTAACAGTTGAGAAATGGTATCTTACTATAGTCTTTATTTCTGTTACAATAATTGAAGTTGAATATCTTCACAGTTTCAAGGgctattttaatattcttttttgtgAATTTTATGTGCCTTTTCCCTATTTTCATGTATGATTTTTTAGTCTTagtgtttcttaaagatttacttgcttgaaaggcatagttataaagagaggagagacagagagagatcttccatctgttggttcactccccaaatggttggagCTAGACTGgtctggagtcaggatccaggagcttcttccaggtcttccatgtgggtgcaggggcccaagtactcgggccatcttctgctgttttcccaggcacattagcaaggaactgggttggaagtggaacagccaggtcttgaactggtgcccatatggaatgctggtgttctAGGCAGCTGCATCACcaactgcaccataatgctggctcctctcttcaatttttgaaaattcttttacTGTTAGGGATATTTGTCTTTATATATATGCCATGATGTTTTATGTTGCAAATATCTTCTTTTACTTTACCATCACTTCTCAGTTTTgcttatgatatttttattttgcagttttatttatttatgtcaaatatttatttatttgaaagaattacagagagagagagagagagagaaagaaagagatcttttatccactggtatactccccagatggttgcaacagccagggctgggccaagcaaaagccaggagctttatctgagtctcttatatgtgtggcaggggcccaaacacttaggtcatcttccactgcttttcccaggccatcagcagggagccagattggaagtgcaacagctggggcacCAACTAGTGCACATGTGAGATGctgagtcacaggcagtgggtcTGCCAACTGTGCCACGACACTGTCCCACAATTGTATTTTAATATAGTCAAATGATCTATTTGATTGTATTTGGTCACAGTTAGAAAGCTGTGTTTATTCCCAGGTTATAGAGGCAGTCACACATGTTTTCTCTAAGTATTTCCTTCAATAATTTGAATTACCATCTTTtccctaataatttttttaaagattaattttatttatttgaaagacagagttacagagagaggtagagacagagagagaggtcttccacctgttggttcactccccagatggctgcaatggccggagctgcactgatctgaagccaggagcttcttccgggtctcccatgctggtgcagggtcccaaggacttgggccatcttctactgctatcccaggccatagcagagagctggattagaagcagagcagccaggactcaaactgatgctctgatatgggatgccagcattccaagcagtggtttaacctaccATATCATGACACTatccttgttttttttgttgttgtgcttaagatttatttatttttttgaaagtcagagttacacacagagaggagaggcagagacagagaggttgagaggtcttccatcttctggttcatgtcccaattggcccaaggacttgggccatcttctgctgctttcccaggccataacagagagctggatcagaagtggagcaggacttgaactggcaccaatatgggatgcccacattgcaggcagcgactacccagtacgccacagtgctggtcctgcggttgtttttttcttttttttttttttaattattgttaatttgtagatgagagcaagagtgagagaggaacagacagaactctcatcctctagtttactccccaaatgcctgaagctTGAAgatatcccaggccattgcagagagctggatcggaagaggagcagccaggactagaactggcatccatatgggatgctggtgcttcaggccagggctttaacctgttgtgccacagcgctggcccctgtagtatGTTTTAATGTCTAGTATCCACTCAAAGTTTTCTCCTCATCTTTTCTCCCTagcaccttgtgtgtgtgtgtgttttagcagatttgttttttttttttttttttttttttttgacaggcagagttagacagtgagagagagggagaaaggtcttccctccgttggttcacctcccaaatggccgctatggccggcatgctgcgccgatctgaagccaagagccaggtgtttcctcctggtctcccaagcaggtgcagggcccaaggacctgggccatcctccactgccttcccaggccacagcagagagctggactggaagaggagcaaccgagacaaaatccggcgccccaaccaggactagaacccggggtggtggtgccgcaggcggaggattagcctagtgagccgtggcgctggcagcAGATTTGCTTTTTATGTCTGTATGAACCTGAACATTTTTTGGTCCTTAGGGCTGAAGGTAAGTAGAAATGGTAGAGCCTAGATCAAAAAGGAAATTGGTGAAACAAAGGCCCTAATGTATGTGGGAGAAGGATTCATGCACAAATAAAATATGTGTTACAGTTGATGGTTCTGGAATTCCACTGCCTACCAAGTAGTCCTCACAATTCAAGTGATATGGACTCTTCTGTCCAAAGCAATGAAGATAGGAAGGATAATGGGCTGTAATCTCTGATGATCTCTTATTTAGTACTAATTATTACCTTATATTTAATTACTTAATAGTCATTTTGTGACAGAATTTCTTAGCCCTGACCCAGTGCAGTCTGACACCCAAGGTAAGAGGGAGTCATCTTTATTTTTACCTAATGTTAATCACAAATGTGTAATTATCTAAGGCTGGGGGATAACCAGCTTAGAACTCTTTTGTTTGCTCTTAGGAGTCAGTTTGTCAGTGGATTGTGGATGCTGATAGAGTGACAGTCCTGTATAGAATGCCTACAGGGGAACAAAGAGGACCTGTCTCTGTCTAGCCCTTAAAGCTGGCTTTGGGAATGAGTTTATCCTTCCAGTCATAGGGTTTATCTCTGGGTTCTGATCCAGATCCAGTAATCCCAAATTCTTAATCATAGTACTATAATAGTAAAATTAATAATATGTAGAATCACTAAATGACAGGCATTGTTATCAGTGTTTTAAATATGTTGTCTCAGTTAGTATTTATAGCAACTCTATTGCTTTCATTTTAGAGAAGAGGAAACTGCTGCCcaaagaggttaaataactttctCAAGGACCTACAGCTAGATGTTTGAACCAAGGCAATATTTCTTTGTCTGACtgtttatgtttttgcttttttaaaaattgtggtttTTTGCTAATCTATGATATGCCCTGATTATAAATAGCCTGTTCACACATATAGGAATGAAAGTATCTTCCCTGGCATATTGGACTTTCCACATGGCATTCTTCCCTGACTACTGACTTTCCAGGGTAATAATTTCCTTAGAGGAAAGGTCCAGAAAGACAAACCAACTTCAGAcaatttcagattttctttctcatttctgcAATGACTATCATGATTTCATAACTCACTCCCTGGGATGCATACCTAAGTACTGACTCTCTTTAGTTTTGCCTGTGTGCTGATTATATGTaactttgtaattaaaaaaaacctaacatttttcttactaatttttGTGTTTCCTTCAGAGATGTCTGcttccttctgttttttcatGATTAGGTGGTAATAGTCAAATACTGATCAGTGTTGCTCTTGGTTCTGTTCATCATTTCAGTAATTTCAATCCATTCATCCTGTCCTTTTGTTCAACTGTTAGATAAGAATAGAAAAACTCTTCATTATATTGAAAATCTTGAGCTTTAGCATTTGAACATTACATGCACACAGCAGAAATTTTGTCATGTACACTGCTGTACCCCCAGTCCTTAAAAAGGATACCTGTCACATAGCATGCAGTCAATAAGTATTGGTTATGTGAATGTATAAATTTTGAAGTGATTCTTCCAGTTTTTTTGTAAACAAAGTAAAtagatataatttcattttcttggtttAGTGTCACATTTGAAGACTGGCACTGAGGATGAAGAATCagctgaaaaatatgaaaatgttggAAATGCAGACTGTACGTGGCCAAAAGTAGAAGGCCTTCATAAGGATCATATGCAAGAATATAAGGTTGGTGCAACCTATGACTGGGATAGCAAAGTAGAGATTCACCTGGAAAAGATTGAGGGAAAACGAATGAAAGAAGACCAGGGTGGCATGAAGGATAAGACTGACAAACCCAAGAACATGGCAGATATTAAGACAGAACAGGAAGATGAAGCATCTGAGAAAAGGTTACATGAAAGCACAAAACATGTTCCACACCAGACCGCCCCTGTAGAACAGAAAAGCACTGAACAAGGCAGATGTGTGGAGAACATTAATGGAACCTCTCACTCTAATCTACAACTGAAAAACAATACTGTTAAGAAATCACATAAGTGTGATGAATGTGGGAAATCCTTCAAATATAATTCCCGCCTTGTTCAACATAGAATTATGCATACTGGGGAAAAGCGTTATGAGTGTGATGACTGTGGAGGGACTTTCCGCAGCAGCTCCAGCCTTCGAGTCCACAAACGGATCCATACTGGGGAGAAGCCGTATAAGTGTGATGAATGTGGGAAAGCATACATGTCCTACTCCAGCCTTATAAACCACAAAAGCACCCATTCTGGGGAGAAGAACTGTAAGTGTGATGAGTGTGGAAAATCCTTCAATTACAGTTCTGTTTTGGACCAACATAAAAGGATCCACACTGGGGAGAAGCCCTATGAATGTGGTGAATGTGGGAAGGCCTTCAGGAACAGTTCTGGTCTCCGAGTTCACAAAAGGATCCACACGGGGGAAAAGCCCTATGAGTGCGACATCTGTGGGAAAACCTTCAGTAACAGCTCTGGCCTTAGAGTCCACAAAAGGATCCATACGggtgagaaaccctatgaatgtgaTGAGTGTGGAAAGGCCTTCATTACATGCAGAACACTCTTAAACCATAAAAGCATCCACTTTGGAGATAAACCCTATAAATGTGATGAGTGTGAGAAATCTTTTAATTATAGCTCTCTCCTCATTCAGCATAAAGTcatccacactggagagaaaccttatgaatgtgatGAATGTGGGAAGGCCTTCAGGAATAGCTCAGGCCTCATAGTGCATAAAAGGATCCATACAGGAGAGAAGCCTTACAAGTGTGATGTCTGTGGCAAAGCATTCAGCTATAGCTCAGGCCTTGCAGTTCATAAAAGCATTCACCCTGGGAAGAAAGCCCATGAATGTAAAGAGTGTGGAAAATCCTTTAGTTATAACTCACTTCTTCTTCAACATAAAACTATTCACACTGGAGAAAGACCTTATGTTTGTGATGTTTGTGGCAAAACTTTCAGAAATAATTCAGGCCTCAAGGTCCACAGAAGGCTCCATACTGGGGAAAAACCATATAAATGTGATGTATGTGGGAAAGCCTATATCTCACGCTCTAGCCTTAAAAATCACAAAGGAATCCATCTTGGGGAAAAGCCCTATAAATGTAGCTATTGTGAGAAATCCTTCAACTATAGCTCTGCCCTTGAACAGCATAAAAGGATTCATACAAGGGAGAAACCATTTGGGTGTAACGAGTGTGGAAAAGCTTTCAGAAATAATTCAGGCCTTAAAGTACATAAACGAATCCACACTGGGGAAAGACCTTACAAATGTGAAGAATGTGGCAAAGCCTACATCTCACTCTCAAGCCTTATAAATCATAAAAGTATACACCCTGGAGAGAAGCCCTTTAAGTGTGATGAGTGTGAGAAAGCCTTCATCACATACCGGACACttataaatcacaaaaaaattcATCTTGGGGAGAAGCCCTATAAGTGTGATGTGTGTGAGAAATCTTTTAATTACACCTCGCTCCTTTCTCAACACAAAAGAGTCCACACTagagagaaaccctatgaatgtgaTAGATGTGAGAAGGTTTTCAGAAACAACTCAAGCCTTAAAGTTCATAAAAGAATACATACTGGGGAGAAGCCCTATGAATGTGATGTGTGTGGAAAAGCCTACATCTCACACTCGAGCCTTATTAACCATAAAAGTACCCATCCTGGCAAAACACCCTATACATGTGATGAATGTGGGAAAGCTTTTTTTTCAAGCAGAACTCTTATGAGCCATAAAAGAATCCATCTTGGGGAGAAACCATTCAAGTGTGTTGAGTGTGGGAAATCTTTTAGTTACAGCTCACTTCTTTCTCAGCACAAGAGAATCcacacaggtgagaaaccttATGTATGTGATAGGTGTGGGAAGGCATTCAGGAACAGCTCAGGCCTTACCGTACATAAAAGGATCCACACAGGTGAGAAGCCCTATGAATGTGATGAATGTGGAAAGGCATACATCTCACACTCAAGTCTTATAAATCATAAAAGCATACACCGTGGAAAGCAGCCCTATAATTGTGAGTGTGGGAAATCCTTCAACTATAGATCAGTCCTTGACCAACACAAAAGGATTCACACTGGAAAGAAGCCATACCGATGCAATGAGTGTGGGAAGGCATTTAATATCAGATCAAATCTCACCAAACATAAAAGAATTCATGGAGAGGAGTCCTTGAATGTGATAAATATGGGATATCATGGTGGCACATTCCAGAAGAGAACTTATGAGGGAGGGAATGTTCTGGATGGGACTAGGATGAGGAAGCCTATGTAGAATACTAACAAGTTTCAAAGAActccaggtggggagaggggacccTTATGAATGTAAGAATGTCTGTGGTCTATATTCATGGTTTCTAATTTTTGAAGTTAAAACCATTCCAGATGATTTTGACTAATGTTTTCTATCTGGTTTTCAATCAAAGCCAGCAAGAAAGGCTCCACTGTCAAGATAGTTGAGCTCTTTTGGAATATAACATAATTCATACTGGAGATAAAACCTCTTAAAGTGATGGAacacaaaataattcaaaataagcaGATATAGCTGGACATAGAAACACACAAATGAGGTAAGGACATCAATTAAACATATAGACGCCCTAAGTtcatattttagtgaaaaaacttaatagaaatataagaaatttaGGTATTGCTTTGAATCTCAATTGTAAATTGGTCAGTGggagaaaaatacaagaaaagcCTCTAATAGCAAATTCAGGAGAGAGAGACTTCATggaatataaatgtatttatcaaCTGCGATTATGAAGTATAAACTTGATATAATTGAATGGTTCGGTGGGGGCAGATGGCaacttttgaaacaaaatttgtatttctttgtagtGAATGTACAAAGTATAAACTTAGCTAACAGGAGATAGGAGAGAGGTCACTCACAAAACTGTACATTGATTGGAATATAATATTGTAATACACGAGtgggtaaaatattttaaagttttgaaaTGAACTTTCTCAAATGACAAATGTGTGTCTAAGTGAAAACCTAGAAGGTAGTATTCACATATTATACTACAATAATAAGGTTCCTCCATGGAGAGGATTTTGGCACACTGAATAATGTTAACACATTTTTAGCATTAATTTGCACCTTACATGACAGTAAGAATTGATTCAGGGATTCCAGTGAATTAAGTATGTTGGGAAGGAGGGAATTTTATTGCAGGAGCTAAAAGGCTAGTTAATGGTAATCAAGAGAGAAGTGGAAATTCATGTTtcttaatctttttaaattttttattgttttggaatGTGTTATTGTAAAGATTCCATGCAGTACATGTGTATATTGTCTGCTGTAAAAAGTTATGTTTATTTGTTCAGGCTTCACTCTTTGCCATGAAGGCTAGATAGTTGTGCCAAGGTAAGGTCaaactacaataaaaaaaaaaaattcttcaaatatAAAGATGTGGTGACTTAATTTAGATGGAACAATATTACACCCATTTATAAATCAGATTTTTGTGGAGTACATTACaccagatccaaaaccaggagggtAGCACAGGGCTCATTCTAAGGGGCTAGTAGCTTAGGTTTTATCAGAAATGTGGAACCTGAACTGGAAGCACAGAATGGGTTTTCAGGGGGCTGCAGGTAAGCAATATGATTCTCATACTGGAGCTGGACCATAACTTGTTGGTGTTATTCACACACAAACAATTATGTCGAACAGAAtttgacatgaaaaaaaaattggggagatAGGTCCCCCTTGACACACCCAGGgtcattccttaaatgcccatAGTAACTAggattgggctgggctgaagacaGCAATTtgatttaggttttcttttaaagattttatttatttggggctggtactgtagtatagtgggttcagcctctgcctacagcactgctatcccatacgggcacctattcgtgttctggctgcttctcttttgttctagctctctgctatagcctaagatagcagcagcagatggtccaagtgcttgagttcctgcacctgcgtggcagacccagaacaagctcctggcgcctggcttccaGTCAGCAAAGCTTTGgatattgcagccaattggagagtgaaccagtggatggaagacctttctcctggtctctccctcttataactctacctctgaaataaataaataaaatctttttaaaatttattcatgtatttgagaggtagacttacagagggacagagaaaaggtcttccacctgatggttcactccccaaatggctgcaacagctagaattgagctgatccaaagccaggagcttctttggggtctcccatgcgagtgtaggggcccaaggacttaggctatcttccactgctttcccaggccataagcagagttggatcagaagagaatcagccaggacaggaactggtggccatttgggatgcttgcaccacaggtggaggcttagcctacagtaccacagtgccaatccccaaTCTAGGTTTTCTGTATGAGTAGcaagggacccaaccacttgagctatcacatgctgcctcccagagtctgcactagcaggaaatgaATTGGGAGCAAGTTGGAAATTGAAACCACTCTGACATGGTGTATAGACTTTGTAACTGTCTCAACTCCTAGGtctaatgcctgcccctgaaataTTTTTAGCTGCATGAAACTGTTAGCTGTTTAACTCAAAAGGTAAGGGTAGACTCTTCTGCAAGGTAAGTAACTTGTCAGAGAATACTGTGGGTGGGACCTCTCAGTACAGGCTGAATTTTAAGTCTTGTCTTTGGCCTCACAGTCCATAATCTTTCTAAAAGAGCAAACTCTAAAATCAGTACACTTTGGACTGATGGCATAGTGTCTGCAACTACAGGAACGACTGCCATTTTTTCCTACAAATTGTAAAGTCTGTAAAATTGATATCTTAAGAGTTGATTATATTTGCAGGAAATAAgataaccatttttgctgtggttATCATCAAGTCTGAGTTTTCATACTTGAGATCCATGGTGTAGAACTGAAAATTTTCTCAAATTGTGCTGACCTTGCTAGAATTGGATAAATTCTGTATAAGCCAAGTTTGAATAATACATACTTGAATATAGTTTATTAACTTTACAAAGCTATGACTTATCAATCAGGCTTGTAGACCTACACCCTTACCCAAAACAAGTAGACTCtccccagttttattttttatcctgAAGTTGAATGTTTCCTATTGGATGTGAGTTCAAATAAGCTGATCTGAGTAGCTTTTCATTTCTGAATTAAAACTATGAAAATCCAAACAAAAGAACAATCTCTAGCCATAATTTTGTTTCTAGAATTCCTATCTATCTAGCCAGGTATTTCAATGCCTCTGTCTAGGAGTATAATTCTTCCACTGTCTCCAACCTCTATCAGTAAATATTGAGGAATGAAGTAGTGGAAGAGAAGGGTAGGATGGAGTAAGGACAGAgacaaagtatttttgaaaaactCTTTTGGAATTTTGTGACTACACTTGCTTGATG
This window encodes:
- the ZFP62 gene encoding zinc finger protein 62 homolog isoform X1 translates to MSHLKTGTEDEESAEKYENVGNADCTWPKVEGLHKDHMQEYKVGATYDWDSKVEIHLEKIEGKRMKEDQGGMKDKTDKPKNMADIKTEQEDEASEKRLHESTKHVPHQTAPVEQKSTEQGRCVENINGTSHSNLQLKNNTVKKSHKCDECGKSFKYNSRLVQHRIMHTGEKRYECDDCGGTFRSSSSLRVHKRIHTGEKPYKCDECGKAYMSYSSLINHKSTHSGEKNCKCDECGKSFNYSSVLDQHKRIHTGEKPYECGECGKAFRNSSGLRVHKRIHTGEKPYECDICGKTFSNSSGLRVHKRIHTGEKPYECDECGKAFITCRTLLNHKSIHFGDKPYKCDECEKSFNYSSLLIQHKVIHTGEKPYECDECGKAFRNSSGLIVHKRIHTGEKPYKCDVCGKAFSYSSGLAVHKSIHPGKKAHECKECGKSFSYNSLLLQHKTIHTGERPYVCDVCGKTFRNNSGLKVHRRLHTGEKPYKCDVCGKAYISRSSLKNHKGIHLGEKPYKCSYCEKSFNYSSALEQHKRIHTREKPFGCNECGKAFRNNSGLKVHKRIHTGERPYKCEECGKAYISLSSLINHKSIHPGEKPFKCDECEKAFITYRTLINHKKIHLGEKPYKCDVCEKSFNYTSLLSQHKRVHTREKPYECDRCEKVFRNNSSLKVHKRIHTGEKPYECDVCGKAYISHSSLINHKSTHPGKTPYTCDECGKAFFSSRTLMSHKRIHLGEKPFKCVECGKSFSYSSLLSQHKRIHTGEKPYVCDRCGKAFRNSSGLTVHKRIHTGEKPYECDECGKAYISHSSLINHKSIHRGKQPYNCECGKSFNYRSVLDQHKRIHTGKKPYRCNECGKAFNIRSNLTKHKRIHGEESLNVINMGYHGGTFQKRTYEGGNVLDGTRMRKPM
- the ZFP62 gene encoding zinc finger protein 62 homolog isoform X2, which gives rise to MQEYKVGATYDWDSKVEIHLEKIEGKRMKEDQGGMKDKTDKPKNMADIKTEQEDEASEKRLHESTKHVPHQTAPVEQKSTEQGRCVENINGTSHSNLQLKNNTVKKSHKCDECGKSFKYNSRLVQHRIMHTGEKRYECDDCGGTFRSSSSLRVHKRIHTGEKPYKCDECGKAYMSYSSLINHKSTHSGEKNCKCDECGKSFNYSSVLDQHKRIHTGEKPYECGECGKAFRNSSGLRVHKRIHTGEKPYECDICGKTFSNSSGLRVHKRIHTGEKPYECDECGKAFITCRTLLNHKSIHFGDKPYKCDECEKSFNYSSLLIQHKVIHTGEKPYECDECGKAFRNSSGLIVHKRIHTGEKPYKCDVCGKAFSYSSGLAVHKSIHPGKKAHECKECGKSFSYNSLLLQHKTIHTGERPYVCDVCGKTFRNNSGLKVHRRLHTGEKPYKCDVCGKAYISRSSLKNHKGIHLGEKPYKCSYCEKSFNYSSALEQHKRIHTREKPFGCNECGKAFRNNSGLKVHKRIHTGERPYKCEECGKAYISLSSLINHKSIHPGEKPFKCDECEKAFITYRTLINHKKIHLGEKPYKCDVCEKSFNYTSLLSQHKRVHTREKPYECDRCEKVFRNNSSLKVHKRIHTGEKPYECDVCGKAYISHSSLINHKSTHPGKTPYTCDECGKAFFSSRTLMSHKRIHLGEKPFKCVECGKSFSYSSLLSQHKRIHTGEKPYVCDRCGKAFRNSSGLTVHKRIHTGEKPYECDECGKAYISHSSLINHKSIHRGKQPYNCECGKSFNYRSVLDQHKRIHTGKKPYRCNECGKAFNIRSNLTKHKRIHGEESLNVINMGYHGGTFQKRTYEGGNVLDGTRMRKPM